The Nostoc sp. NIES-3756 DNA window CATCCAGACAGAACAACGTCCTGGTATTGACCCAGAGTTTATTCGTTACCAAGAAAAACTCATCAAAGGTGAAATTGAGGAAATACAAATACAGATTGATAAATTACATGATGAATATCCTAATCTGCGCAACTTTACAACTGAACAATTTAGAGATGAGTTGTTAGCAATTGAGGCAGACACCTATGCAGAATTTGTGCGTTCTGGTAGGTTAAATAACGAACTTGCACCGTTGCTAGACAATGTTTTGCAACATCAGAATCAATAGGTGATATGGTGTCCGTTTAAACATTTAAAATATCATGGTAATTGGTAATCGGTAATTGTTTTATCCTATTACCAATTAGCTATTACCCATTACCAATTAGACCCAAAATATCCAAACTCCAGGTCATCTATACTATGGCTTTAACTGCTTCCACAATGGTTCCATTAGGAACACAAGCGCCAGATTTCCATCTACCAGACGTAGTTACCAACCAGACAATTTCTCTGTCTACCTTTGCCGATAAAAAAGCTTTGTTAATCATGTTCATTTGTCGGCACTGTCCCTTTGTAAAGCACATTCAAGGTGAATTAACGCAGATAGGTCAAGATTATCTCCACAGTGATTTAGGCATCGTCGCCATCAGCGCCAACGATGCGGAAAACTACCCAGATGATGCACCTGATTCTTTAAAAGCCTTGGCATTAGAATTAGGTTGGCAGTTTCCTTTTTGCTATGACGAAACCCAGGAAACAGCCAAGGCTTATACGGCGGCTTGTACCCCTGATTTCTTTGTTTTTGATAGTAATCTCCATCTGGCATACAGAGGACAATTAGATGATAGTCGTCCTAGTAACGGTAAACCTGTGACTGGTGCAGATTTACGTGCGGCTATCGATGCAGTATTGGCGGATGAACCTGTGAGTAGTGAACAAAAACCCAGTGTAGGTTGCAATATTAAATGGAAATCTACTCCTTAGCCAGTTGGGCTTTAGCCTGTTGCCATAAAGCTTCTAATTCATCCAAACTGTAATCCGAAAGGGGGCGATTAACCACTGCCTCCATTTTTTGTAACCTTTGGACGAAGCGTTGATTTGTGCCTTGTAATCCTTCACTGGGGTCAAGAT harbors:
- a CDS encoding thioredoxin family protein, which translates into the protein MALTASTMVPLGTQAPDFHLPDVVTNQTISLSTFADKKALLIMFICRHCPFVKHIQGELTQIGQDYLHSDLGIVAISANDAENYPDDAPDSLKALALELGWQFPFCYDETQETAKAYTAACTPDFFVFDSNLHLAYRGQLDDSRPSNGKPVTGADLRAAIDAVLADEPVSSEQKPSVGCNIKWKSTP